In a genomic window of Borrelia maritima:
- a CDS encoding glycoside hydrolase family 3 N-terminal domain-containing protein, protein MDFLKALSFIFFYFCLDLFAAESLPEIDYEYFNKDKSDLVDLMNFLGEFDFQTILKDRNLFIGIRNLADFKNAQAFNVDDINRIRKINPIGIILFRENLKDAQQTRELIRAIKNHVGYDIFIAIDEEGGIVSRASENKKMGVYNFPPMEYVGGVKDLHLIYKIGEVLAKQLRRLGINLNMAPVADIKFAPHTPLLNRTFGEYSAYNIGLMVEAFIDGMQSHGVFSAIKHFPGLGGTTIDTHKYLAFLPYSKSFLMLNNFVPFVFGRASKFIMIGHVNVPKISKDITSMSKAIVNIIRENLNITSIMITDSYDMGAITTSFPNVENAIKKSLNSGMNIVLIP, encoded by the coding sequence ATGGACTTTTTAAAAGCTTTATCTTTTATATTTTTTTATTTTTGTTTAGATTTATTTGCAGCAGAATCTTTGCCAGAAATAGATTATGAATATTTTAATAAAGATAAATCAGATCTTGTAGATTTAATGAACTTTTTAGGTGAATTCGATTTTCAAACTATTTTAAAGGATAGAAACTTATTTATTGGGATTAGAAATTTAGCGGATTTTAAGAATGCTCAAGCGTTCAATGTCGATGATATTAATAGGATAAGAAAGATTAATCCAATTGGTATAATTTTGTTTAGGGAAAATTTAAAAGATGCTCAACAGACAAGAGAATTAATTAGAGCAATAAAAAATCATGTTGGATATGATATTTTTATTGCTATTGATGAAGAGGGTGGAATAGTTAGTAGAGCTAGTGAAAATAAAAAAATGGGAGTTTATAATTTTCCACCTATGGAGTATGTGGGTGGTGTTAAAGATTTGCATCTTATTTATAAAATTGGCGAAGTTCTTGCTAAGCAATTGCGGAGACTTGGTATTAATTTAAATATGGCTCCAGTTGCTGATATAAAATTTGCACCACACACGCCTTTGCTAAATAGAACATTTGGAGAATATTCTGCTTATAATATTGGACTTATGGTAGAGGCTTTTATTGATGGCATGCAAAGTCATGGAGTATTTTCAGCAATCAAACATTTTCCCGGATTAGGGGGAACAACTATAGATACACATAAATATTTGGCGTTTTTGCCTTATAGTAAAAGCTTTTTAATGTTAAATAATTTTGTGCCGTTTGTTTTTGGCAGAGCTTCTAAATTTATTATGATTGGTCATGTGAATGTTCCTAAAATTTCTAAAGATATAACGAGTATGTCTAAAGCCATTGTTAATATTATAAGGGAAAATTTAAATATTACTAGTATTATGATAACAGATTCTTATGATATGGGCGCAATTACAACAAGTTTTCCTAATGTTGAAAATGCTATTAAAAAGTCTTTAAATTCAGGTATGAATATAGTACTTATTCCTTAA
- a CDS encoding DUF2225 domain-containing protein has protein sequence MKKISYFTKEKIECPICSFKFQKEEFLTGSSRLIAGELKIDLKREYIKNDKYGNIYPRIYSVTVCPKCYFATFPSEFNSIPKSKKEILKNKKSERKKINSIFDETINFSKPRTLKEGAASYILAMLCYEHLEKNYSPTLNQAKSAIRAAWTFEDLEKEDPGKNYNYLQKIFYHKAAYLYKLVIEKDKDNSEPVSAATIFGPDTDKNYGYDSVLYLSGLLEYFYGNKDNKEYRYKQLNDIKTTLSKIAGMGKFSKEKPSILLDKIKEVYFKISKEMKNLK, from the coding sequence ATGAAAAAAATATCATATTTTACAAAAGAAAAAATTGAATGCCCTATATGCTCTTTTAAATTTCAAAAAGAAGAATTTTTAACTGGAAGTAGCAGACTAATAGCTGGAGAGTTAAAAATTGATCTAAAAAGGGAATATATAAAAAACGACAAATATGGCAACATTTATCCTAGAATATATTCTGTAACAGTATGTCCAAAATGCTACTTTGCAACATTCCCAAGTGAATTTAATTCAATCCCTAAAAGCAAAAAAGAAATACTGAAAAATAAAAAATCTGAAAGAAAAAAAATAAATTCTATTTTTGACGAGACTATCAATTTCAGCAAGCCTAGAACATTAAAAGAAGGAGCTGCAAGCTATATTCTTGCTATGCTATGTTATGAGCATCTTGAAAAGAATTATAGCCCCACCTTAAATCAAGCAAAATCAGCAATAAGAGCCGCTTGGACATTTGAAGACCTTGAAAAAGAAGACCCGGGCAAAAATTATAATTACCTTCAAAAAATATTTTATCACAAAGCTGCATATCTTTATAAACTAGTCATTGAAAAAGACAAAGACAATTCAGAACCTGTTAGCGCAGCAACCATATTTGGCCCAGATACAGATAAAAATTATGGATATGACAGTGTTCTTTACTTATCAGGCCTTTTAGAATACTTTTATGGAAATAAAGACAATAAAGAATACAGATATAAACAATTAAATGATATAAAAACTACTCTTTCTAAGATAGCAGGAATGGGAAAATTTTCAAAAGAAAAACCTTCAATCCTTTTAGATAAAATCAAAGAAGTCTACTTTAAAATATCAAAGGAAATGAAAAATCTTAAATAA
- the cdaA gene encoding diadenylate cyclase CdaA, whose protein sequence is MIDINDLNQIKDTFSRILDLSLISILVYYIYKNVINSYSTNLLKGILIIISVGIISYYLNLYTISWVLNYVANILPIAIVILFNQEIKKIIMQIGNFNLAFKLSNKKEETLKVISEILKAVKHLSENKSGSLICIEKKIQLEQIINKGTKIDALISSELLISLFERETPLHDGAVIISKNKLKYAGSFLPLSNVDSISKAFGTRHRAGLGISENSDAITIITSEETGSISITINAKLEYNLSLSEIRKKLNLELIE, encoded by the coding sequence ATGATAGACATAAATGACTTAAATCAAATAAAAGATACTTTTTCAAGAATTTTAGATCTAAGCTTAATTAGTATCTTAGTATATTACATATATAAAAACGTAATCAATTCTTATTCTACAAATCTATTAAAAGGAATATTAATTATCATCTCTGTAGGAATTATTTCATATTATTTAAATCTCTATACAATTAGCTGGGTATTAAATTATGTAGCCAATATACTACCAATAGCAATAGTCATACTTTTTAATCAAGAAATAAAAAAAATAATAATGCAAATTGGAAATTTCAATTTAGCTTTTAAGCTTTCAAATAAAAAAGAAGAAACCTTAAAAGTTATTTCTGAAATTCTAAAAGCAGTTAAACACCTATCTGAAAACAAATCTGGCAGCCTAATATGTATAGAAAAAAAAATACAGCTGGAACAAATAATAAACAAAGGAACTAAAATTGATGCACTAATATCTAGTGAACTACTGATATCACTATTTGAACGCGAAACTCCCCTTCACGATGGAGCCGTAATAATTAGTAAAAATAAATTAAAATATGCAGGCTCATTTTTGCCATTATCTAATGTTGATTCTATTAGCAAAGCATTTGGAACAAGGCATAGAGCAGGACTTGGGATTTCTGAAAATTCGGATGCAATAACAATAATAACCTCCGAAGAAACTGGATCTATTTCTATTACAATCAATGCCAAATTGGAATACAATTTAAGCTTAAGCGAAATTAGAAAAAAGCTAAATCTCGAGCTAATAGAGTAA
- a CDS encoding YbbR-like domain-containing protein yields the protein MKISKKIINITKLLFDDWQNKAISILIAILMFVAFHLNKIESITTEKEFNIILNDQIALEKMPDFSKVKITIKVNKDDLKYLDLNKIILFIEASKIKIPGKYKLPIKIKNFNSINIAEYKLSKTNVLLNLDNKISKLVKIEPKFKLIEKDGKGEYFIAKYNILPENLLVSGSEQELKKINTIQTKVKEFDTRTLFVSDYLEVVPPNPLVVLGKSHVVINIYLNKKYSNTTIKAPNLIFNNLKNGLEIKDKEKIINSENKMFVKIKTRLSEKQIKTHINNQNISLAFDLSDIKTPGIYSIPANIILKGNINETEIYDYEPKKIKLEIIENSEIKP from the coding sequence ATGAAAATAAGCAAAAAAATAATAAATATAACAAAGTTATTATTTGATGATTGGCAAAATAAAGCTATTTCTATTTTAATAGCTATTCTAATGTTTGTAGCATTTCATTTAAATAAAATAGAATCAATAACAACTGAAAAAGAATTCAACATCATCTTAAATGATCAAATAGCTCTTGAAAAAATGCCAGACTTTAGCAAAGTCAAGATTACAATAAAAGTCAACAAAGATGATTTAAAATACCTCGATCTTAATAAAATAATATTATTTATTGAAGCATCAAAAATAAAGATTCCTGGGAAATACAAGCTACCAATAAAAATAAAAAATTTTAACTCAATAAACATTGCAGAATATAAACTTTCAAAAACGAATGTATTGCTAAATCTTGATAACAAAATCTCCAAATTAGTTAAAATAGAACCCAAGTTTAAACTTATAGAAAAAGATGGTAAGGGGGAATATTTTATTGCAAAATATAATATATTGCCTGAAAATTTATTGGTATCTGGGTCTGAACAAGAACTCAAAAAAATAAACACTATTCAAACCAAAGTAAAAGAATTTGATACAAGAACCTTATTTGTATCAGATTATCTTGAAGTAGTTCCTCCAAATCCCCTAGTTGTGTTGGGAAAAAGTCATGTGGTAATAAATATTTATTTAAACAAAAAATATTCAAACACAACAATAAAAGCTCCCAATCTTATTTTTAATAATCTAAAAAATGGTCTTGAAATTAAAGATAAAGAGAAAATAATAAACTCAGAAAACAAAATGTTTGTAAAAATAAAAACAAGGCTTTCTGAAAAACAAATTAAAACTCATATAAACAATCAAAATATAAGCCTGGCTTTTGATTTGTCAGATATAAAAACCCCGGGAATTTACAGCATTCCTGCAAATATAATTCTTAAAGGAAATATTAATGAAACAGAAATATATGATTATGAACCCAAAAAAATAAAACTAGAAATAATTGAAAACTCAGAGATCAAACCATGA
- a CDS encoding UTP--glucose-1-phosphate uridylyltransferase — protein sequence MNIQVDKIFSEMILKKLNSGEIGINNFETIKYFPCDNHENIFNISDKIKSFKFNKGMVEDNLKKYFYDYYKFLRLEEGNFYIFSSCDLENLGLALFPYLSFGILNGGSATSYFDLAKNRGLSEDLYVLYESKILEFKEKFGKLPKGITPAYINKDGSFGFSFLALKIRHLLMVAKIYESLYGKRIKPSMFQMTSCKTNELISKFLDDLFVDDLIKSVNFCNFKKEDIFTAVQPLVYCYEKLNGSNYQYFTFKDNKNNNSILALPAGHGQNFKILKDIYLQLYESGKRFVYIGNVDNMGFTINFKALAVMALTNCSSGFEFSFKSKTDFKGGVLAVNGENRLTCVDIGGGISSERIEEFENKGNPLLFNCATGLFNLEYLIKNIDQIIEKMPIRIIEQNKEIGKYVSVEQITWEVLRLMKNPLILTVDRSKRFLPAKLFIDMLLNSSCLEDRCEHNYRKKIDDFEATKGLYNCSLSALLLKDYGLLCGLYRWTF from the coding sequence ATGAATATTCAAGTTGATAAAATTTTTTCTGAAATGATACTCAAAAAACTTAATTCTGGTGAGATAGGAATTAATAATTTTGAAACTATTAAATATTTCCCTTGTGATAATCATGAAAATATTTTTAATATTTCAGATAAAATTAAGAGTTTTAAGTTTAATAAAGGTATGGTTGAAGATAATTTAAAAAAATATTTTTATGATTATTATAAGTTTTTGCGTTTAGAAGAAGGTAATTTTTATATTTTTTCTTCTTGTGATCTTGAAAATTTAGGACTAGCTCTTTTTCCATATCTTTCTTTTGGAATCTTAAATGGGGGTTCTGCAACAAGTTATTTTGATTTAGCTAAAAATAGAGGGTTAAGTGAAGATTTATATGTGCTATATGAATCTAAAATACTTGAATTTAAGGAAAAATTTGGAAAACTTCCAAAGGGTATAACCCCAGCTTATATTAATAAAGATGGCAGCTTTGGATTTTCATTTTTGGCTTTGAAAATCAGACACCTTTTAATGGTTGCCAAAATATACGAATCTTTGTATGGTAAAAGGATTAAGCCTTCAATGTTTCAAATGACTAGTTGCAAAACCAATGAATTAATTTCAAAATTTTTGGATGATTTATTTGTAGATGATTTAATTAAAAGTGTAAATTTTTGTAATTTTAAAAAAGAAGATATTTTTACGGCTGTCCAACCCTTAGTTTATTGTTATGAAAAACTGAATGGCTCTAATTATCAATATTTTACTTTCAAGGATAATAAAAATAATAATTCTATTTTAGCTTTGCCTGCTGGTCATGGTCAAAATTTTAAAATTTTAAAAGATATTTATTTACAGCTTTACGAATCTGGGAAAAGATTTGTATACATTGGCAATGTTGATAATATGGGCTTTACAATTAATTTTAAGGCTCTTGCTGTAATGGCCTTAACTAATTGTTCTTCTGGATTTGAATTTAGTTTTAAAAGCAAGACAGATTTTAAGGGGGGAGTATTAGCAGTAAATGGTGAAAATCGTTTAACTTGTGTTGATATTGGTGGGGGGATTTCTTCTGAGAGAATAGAAGAGTTTGAGAATAAAGGCAATCCCCTATTATTTAATTGTGCTACTGGGCTTTTTAATTTAGAGTATTTGATAAAAAATATTGATCAAATAATAGAAAAAATGCCCATTAGAATTATTGAGCAAAATAAAGAAATTGGCAAATATGTTTCGGTTGAGCAAATAACTTGGGAAGTGTTAAGATTAATGAAAAATCCATTAATCTTAACGGTTGACAGAAGTAAAAGATTTCTTCCTGCAAAGTTATTTATTGACATGTTACTTAATAGCAGTTGCCTTGAAGATAGATGTGAGCATAATTATAGGAAGAAAATCGATGATTTTGAGGCTACTAAAGGTTTATATAATTGTTCTCTTTCTGCTTTATTATTAAAAGATTATGGCTTGCTGTGTGGGCTTTATAGATGGACTTTTTAA
- a CDS encoding HAD family hydrolase yields MNERENIVALIFDFDNTLIYGNMQQVLFDEYCVDSCSFWREVEGLEYVYRQNGYNIISNEMIYLSHFLTYVKEGFFKSLDNKALFNLGARLRFFEGVIGLFDEISEINKKLENDNSQVKIYIVSSGFRQMILGSKVAPYVSKVWACEFIDSYLMPFYELRDDKFSKNKVLSSVCYFVDHTIKTRVIFEINKGSYEKINERVPKSKRQIPFKNIFYIADGFSDIPAFEILNNILNHCRNTLTVYHGNDKNAKKLFYDNRVGDFAEANYSKGTKLYNWIMEKICLNV; encoded by the coding sequence ATGAATGAAAGAGAAAATATTGTAGCTTTAATATTTGATTTTGACAATACTCTTATTTATGGCAATATGCAACAAGTGCTTTTTGATGAGTATTGTGTTGATTCTTGTTCATTTTGGAGAGAAGTTGAAGGTTTAGAGTATGTTTATAGACAAAATGGTTATAATATAATTTCTAATGAAATGATATATTTATCCCATTTTTTAACCTATGTAAAAGAAGGATTTTTTAAAAGTCTTGATAATAAAGCATTATTTAATTTAGGTGCTAGGTTAAGATTTTTTGAAGGGGTTATTGGTTTATTTGATGAAATATCTGAAATAAATAAGAAGTTGGAAAATGATAATTCTCAAGTCAAGATTTATATTGTTTCAAGTGGTTTTAGACAAATGATTTTGGGGAGCAAAGTTGCGCCTTATGTGAGCAAAGTGTGGGCATGTGAGTTTATAGACTCTTATTTGATGCCTTTTTATGAACTTAGAGATGATAAATTTTCTAAAAATAAGGTTTTAAGCAGTGTTTGCTATTTTGTAGATCATACAATAAAAACCAGGGTTATTTTTGAAATCAATAAAGGCTCTTATGAAAAGATTAACGAGAGAGTGCCAAAGAGTAAAAGACAAATTCCTTTTAAAAATATATTCTACATTGCTGATGGATTTAGTGATATTCCTGCATTTGAAATCTTAAATAATATTTTGAATCATTGTAGGAATACTTTGACAGTGTATCATGGAAATGATAAGAATGCAAAAAAATTGTTTTATGATAATAGAGTGGGAGATTTTGCTGAAGCTAATTATAGCAAGGGCACTAAATTGTATAATTGGATAATGGAGAAAATTTGCTTGAACGTGTAA
- a CDS encoding AI-2E family transporter gives MFKDLNTNQGLRPWRVESVFYCIVIVLIFIGAFKIAEAVFKPLAISIVLGFLVYPVYTFLARFKVPKFLIVFIIFFLLFSFSYLVFSFVYYSVTVLMKQLPYYQNQLAFIMKDALSRYKIDSSVINDMNFSGYIYSFLTRASNEIIGFTSSLVVVFLLLYFLLSEIHVFGMKLDKAFKKPVSTRFIGALDTINNQIGKYLGIKILVSCLTGILVFIGLTLFGQDFPLVWAVLTFVFNFIPSIGSILAVFFIVITSLIQFYPNLNIVLYIFIYNTSVQMLIGNILEPKMQGKRLDISPFLLLCFLFFWGWLWGIVGLLIAYPFTVIVKVIVDNVIWLKSFSVFFGGGSEILSDISPVSGKSKEI, from the coding sequence ATGTTTAAAGATTTAAATACAAATCAAGGGTTAAGGCCTTGGAGAGTAGAATCTGTTTTTTATTGTATTGTTATAGTTTTAATATTTATTGGGGCTTTTAAAATAGCAGAAGCTGTATTTAAACCTTTGGCTATTTCCATAGTGTTAGGATTTTTAGTTTATCCTGTCTATACTTTTTTGGCAAGATTTAAAGTTCCAAAATTTTTAATAGTTTTTATTATATTTTTTTTATTATTTTCTTTTTCTTATTTAGTTTTTAGCTTCGTTTATTACAGCGTTACTGTTTTAATGAAACAATTGCCCTATTATCAAAATCAATTAGCATTTATTATGAAAGATGCTCTTAGTCGCTATAAAATTGATAGTTCTGTTATTAATGATATGAATTTTTCTGGTTACATTTATTCGTTTTTAACAAGAGCTTCTAATGAGATTATTGGATTTACAAGTAGTTTAGTGGTAGTCTTTTTATTGTTGTATTTTTTGCTTTCAGAAATACATGTTTTTGGAATGAAGCTTGATAAAGCTTTTAAAAAACCAGTATCTACTAGATTTATTGGGGCTTTAGATACGATTAATAATCAAATTGGCAAATATTTAGGTATAAAAATTCTTGTAAGCTGCTTAACAGGTATTTTAGTGTTTATTGGATTAACTTTATTTGGCCAAGACTTCCCTCTTGTTTGGGCAGTTCTTACCTTTGTTTTCAATTTTATTCCCAGCATTGGATCTATATTAGCTGTGTTTTTTATTGTAATAACATCTTTAATTCAATTTTATCCAAATTTAAATATAGTGCTTTATATTTTTATATATAATACCTCTGTTCAAATGTTAATTGGAAATATTCTTGAGCCCAAGATGCAAGGAAAAAGACTTGATATTTCGCCATTTTTGCTATTATGTTTTTTATTTTTTTGGGGATGGCTTTGGGGCATTGTGGGTCTTCTAATAGCTTATCCTTTTACCGTAATTGTAAAGGTAATAGTAGACAATGTAATCTGGTTAAAGTCTTTTTCTGTATTTTTTGGGGGGGGATCTGAGATTTTAAGTGATATTAGTCCTGTTTCAGGCAAAAGTAAGGAGATTTGA
- the acpS gene encoding holo-ACP synthase — MKSIGCDIIKVERFKNFLENQKKMERFFTHKEIENFKLKGGSIIESLAGKFAAKESLIKALSPLLQYKINYSLKDIEVIKSLKGNARFCLHNEIEKFAIKMNLKLYLTISHEKEYAIAFVIVEN, encoded by the coding sequence ATGAAGTCAATAGGATGTGATATAATAAAAGTAGAAAGATTTAAAAATTTTTTAGAAAATCAAAAAAAAATGGAGAGGTTCTTTACACATAAAGAAATTGAAAATTTTAAATTAAAAGGAGGTAGTATTATAGAAAGTTTAGCTGGAAAATTTGCAGCTAAAGAATCTTTAATCAAAGCATTAAGTCCACTTTTGCAATATAAAATAAATTATAGTCTTAAAGATATTGAAGTAATAAAATCTTTAAAAGGAAATGCAAGGTTTTGTTTGCACAATGAAATTGAAAAATTTGCAATAAAAATGAATTTAAAGCTATACCTAACAATATCCCATGAAAAGGAGTACGCTATTGCATTTGTAATAGTAGAAAATTAA
- the trpS gene encoding tryptophan--tRNA ligase, translated as MERKVMLTGDRPTGALHLGHYVGSVVNRLKFQEEYETYFIIADLHTLTTKPDLKSISTIPSNVREMVLDYLACGIDPNKVNIYLQSAIPELFELHLIFSMIVTVARLQRIPSIKDMSIAAGLKEIPYGLLGYPVLMSADILMAKANLVPVGRDNESHIEFARELARRFNYLYKSNFFPIPESVFTDSCPLVGIYGKNKMSKSLNNAIFLNDDENLLEKKIMSMYTDPNRIRSDIPGNVDGNPVFIYHSIFNSNHEEVEDLKSRYKEGKVGDVEVKRKLFLALNSFLKPIRDKRSFYEAKKKDYIDEIIFDGTSKARFIANKVVKDVKDLIGLSKTWNGIKYSVEKIKNY; from the coding sequence TTGGAAAGAAAGGTTATGCTTACAGGAGACAGACCTACTGGTGCTCTTCATTTGGGGCATTATGTGGGATCTGTAGTAAATCGGTTGAAATTTCAAGAAGAGTATGAAACATATTTTATTATAGCGGATTTGCACACTCTTACCACAAAGCCTGATTTAAAAAGCATTAGTACAATACCTTCTAATGTTAGAGAAATGGTTTTGGATTATCTTGCTTGTGGAATTGATCCCAATAAGGTTAATATATATTTGCAATCAGCTATACCTGAGCTTTTTGAGCTTCATTTAATATTTTCAATGATTGTTACTGTTGCGCGGTTACAAAGGATTCCAAGTATAAAGGACATGAGCATTGCAGCTGGGCTTAAAGAGATTCCTTATGGTCTTTTAGGATACCCTGTTCTTATGAGTGCAGATATTTTAATGGCAAAAGCAAATTTAGTGCCCGTTGGGCGTGATAATGAATCTCATATTGAATTTGCAAGAGAACTTGCAAGAAGATTTAATTATTTGTACAAAAGTAATTTTTTCCCAATACCTGAATCTGTTTTCACAGATTCTTGCCCTTTAGTGGGTATTTACGGTAAAAATAAAATGAGTAAGAGTCTTAATAATGCAATTTTTTTAAACGATGATGAAAATTTGTTAGAAAAAAAAATTATGTCTATGTATACAGATCCAAATAGAATAAGGTCGGATATTCCCGGTAATGTTGATGGTAATCCCGTTTTTATTTATCATAGTATTTTTAATAGTAATCACGAAGAAGTTGAAGATCTTAAAAGTAGGTATAAGGAAGGTAAAGTGGGTGATGTTGAAGTTAAGAGAAAATTGTTTTTAGCTTTGAATAGCTTCTTAAAGCCAATTAGAGATAAAAGAAGTTTTTATGAAGCCAAAAAAAAAGATTACATTGATGAAATTATTTTTGATGGTACGAGCAAGGCAAGGTTTATTGCAAATAAAGTAGTAAAAGATGTTAAGGATTTAATAGGACTTTCAAAGACTTGGAATGGAATAAAATATAGTGTTGAAAAAATAAAAAATTATTAA
- a CDS encoding phosphoglucomutase — protein MLKQYSLNMKSFKKAFDEMIFSPSGFRKIFAKSKNKDSIENEIDNEDKVLIALIIFTISNYFKNESKPYIGLGLDSRPTGNIIAEITMKTLITNKEKIKFFGILPITEILACTKNSKDLKGFIYISASHNPTGYNGIKIGLNDGGVLNSSKAHEIIKQIKNNSQNEKLINHLINTLNKFDEDKCHLEDYNKTITLEIKNKKQSYDVYKSLIHEIAYENDINNKNIEILKKRILKNPIGIIAEMNGSSRINSIDKELIESLGLKMELYNDKIGIFKHNIIPEGKSLNECKNLLQKKYIQDNSFELGYVPDCDGDRGNLVFIDKVTNTANIIEAQKIFALVVISELSYLYYTGIRNNVAIVTNDATSLNIEKIANFFNAKVYRVEVGEANLTEMADDLRVQGLIVKISGEGSNGGCIIHPSRVRDPITTLLSIVKLLKMKELYQIWCKLSKNYYKENYDLKDILNTTNFYSNVVVSSKKANLENLKIENQEILKSNYENLLIKEIKSNKLFKELSIIDYEIINYEGKRQSKIRTGDSSGGLKVLLKTDKEIVATLWMRISKTEPVTRVLSEVIYSKKNILFKLLEFNKNLIKKANLL, from the coding sequence ATGCTTAAACAATATTCACTTAACATGAAAAGTTTTAAAAAAGCTTTTGACGAGATGATATTTTCTCCTTCGGGATTTAGAAAAATTTTTGCAAAATCAAAAAATAAAGATTCAATAGAAAATGAAATAGACAATGAAGATAAAGTACTAATAGCATTAATAATCTTTACAATATCAAATTATTTTAAAAATGAATCCAAACCATATATTGGATTAGGATTAGACTCAAGACCAACTGGCAACATTATTGCAGAAATAACAATGAAAACACTAATAACAAATAAAGAAAAGATTAAATTTTTTGGCATACTGCCAATAACTGAAATTTTAGCTTGTACAAAAAATAGCAAAGATTTAAAGGGCTTTATTTACATCTCTGCAAGTCACAACCCAACAGGATACAATGGAATAAAAATAGGATTAAACGATGGTGGCGTGCTAAATTCTTCAAAAGCTCATGAAATAATAAAACAAATTAAAAATAATAGTCAAAATGAAAAGTTAATAAATCACTTAATTAATACTCTAAACAAATTTGATGAAGATAAATGCCATTTAGAGGATTATAACAAAACAATAACATTAGAAATAAAAAATAAAAAACAATCTTACGACGTATATAAATCATTAATACATGAAATAGCATATGAAAACGATATTAACAATAAAAATATCGAAATTCTGAAAAAAAGAATACTAAAAAATCCAATTGGAATAATAGCAGAAATGAATGGAAGCTCTAGAATCAATTCAATAGATAAAGAATTGATAGAATCTTTGGGATTGAAAATGGAATTATATAATGACAAAATAGGTATTTTTAAGCATAATATTATTCCTGAAGGAAAATCTTTAAATGAATGTAAAAATCTGCTACAAAAGAAATATATACAAGACAATTCTTTTGAACTAGGATATGTACCAGATTGTGATGGAGATAGGGGCAATCTAGTGTTTATAGACAAAGTCACAAACACTGCGAATATCATTGAGGCTCAAAAAATATTTGCACTTGTAGTAATTTCAGAGCTTAGCTATCTTTATTATACAGGAATAAGAAATAACGTAGCCATAGTAACCAATGATGCAACATCTCTAAATATTGAAAAAATTGCAAATTTTTTCAACGCCAAAGTTTATAGGGTAGAAGTTGGAGAGGCCAATCTAACAGAAATGGCAGATGACTTAAGAGTCCAGGGATTGATTGTAAAAATTTCGGGGGAAGGATCAAATGGAGGTTGCATAATACACCCTTCAAGGGTAAGAGACCCAATTACTACTCTACTTAGTATCGTAAAATTATTAAAAATGAAAGAACTTTACCAAATATGGTGCAAATTGTCTAAAAATTACTATAAAGAAAATTACGACTTAAAAGATATTTTAAATACAACAAATTTTTATAGCAATGTAGTAGTATCATCCAAAAAAGCGAACTTAGAAAATCTTAAAATAGAAAATCAAGAAATTTTAAAAAGTAATTATGAAAATTTATTAATTAAAGAGATAAAAAGCAATAAGTTATTTAAAGAATTATCAATAATTGATTATGAAATTATTAACTATGAAGGTAAAAGACAATCTAAGATTAGAACGGGAGATTCCTCAGGGGGACTAAAGGTATTGTTAAAAACTGATAAAGAAATTGTTGCAACATTATGGATGAGAATCTCAAAAACAGAACCAGTAACAAGAGTGCTCAGCGAAGTTATTTATTCGAAAAAAAACATTTTGTTCAAGCTACTAGAATTTAATAAAAACTTAATAAAAAAAGCAAATCTACTATAA